A stretch of Azospirillum brasilense DNA encodes these proteins:
- a CDS encoding alpha-glucosidase/alpha-galactosidase, which yields MAVTTPKTTKIVFLGAGSAAFGLSMYRDLFTTTELAGSTLTLVDTNPAALDRMTALARLLNAKGDAGLIIEQTTDRRAALQGAEFVVNSVAIDRNRLWKLDFEVPKKHGIRHTLGENGGPGGLFFTLRTLPLIFDFARDIEELCPDAQFINLSNPESRVVLGLGKYTKVKTLGLCHGIFLARWFICQILGMAEKDVEVWGAGLNHFQWLMHVRDKASGRDLYPLLREREKTHDPAFTPLTRRLFNSFGLWPTCSDDHMGEYLPYGWEGGEHGFDFAEDERGRGILNALMDGTISGTTPVPDDWTQPSWGERAVQVIAGVLHNQKRFIESGIVYNQGAIPNLPPDLAVEVPLLADAAGVHPVSLGPLPDPIAKLLHVQASVQQLSVEAAVHASKDLALQALLIDPVVNSTDAAVKILDELWEVNRPYIRPCV from the coding sequence ATGGCTGTTACCACTCCCAAAACCACCAAGATCGTCTTCCTGGGCGCCGGCAGCGCGGCCTTCGGGCTGAGCATGTACCGCGACCTCTTCACCACGACGGAGCTTGCGGGCAGCACCCTGACGCTTGTGGACACGAATCCGGCGGCGCTCGACCGCATGACCGCGCTCGCCCGCCTGCTGAACGCCAAGGGCGACGCCGGCTTGATCATCGAACAGACCACCGACCGCCGCGCCGCCCTGCAAGGCGCGGAATTCGTCGTCAACTCCGTCGCCATCGACCGCAACCGCTTGTGGAAGCTCGATTTCGAGGTGCCGAAGAAGCACGGCATCCGCCACACGCTCGGCGAGAACGGCGGACCCGGCGGCCTGTTCTTCACGTTGCGCACCCTGCCCCTGATCTTCGACTTCGCGCGCGACATCGAGGAGCTGTGCCCGGACGCCCAGTTCATCAACCTGTCGAATCCGGAAAGCCGCGTCGTCCTCGGCCTCGGCAAATACACCAAGGTCAAGACGCTGGGGCTGTGCCACGGCATCTTCCTGGCGCGCTGGTTCATCTGCCAGATCCTCGGCATGGCCGAAAAGGACGTGGAGGTCTGGGGCGCTGGGTTGAACCACTTCCAATGGCTGATGCACGTCCGCGACAAGGCGAGCGGGCGCGACCTCTACCCGCTGCTGCGCGAGCGGGAAAAGACCCACGACCCGGCCTTCACACCGCTGACCCGCCGCCTGTTCAACAGCTTCGGCCTGTGGCCGACCTGCAGCGACGATCATATGGGCGAATACCTCCCCTACGGCTGGGAAGGCGGGGAGCATGGATTCGACTTCGCGGAGGACGAGCGCGGGCGCGGCATCCTCAACGCGCTGATGGACGGGACCATCTCCGGGACGACCCCGGTGCCCGACGACTGGACGCAGCCTTCCTGGGGCGAGCGGGCGGTGCAGGTCATCGCCGGGGTACTGCACAACCAGAAGCGCTTCATTGAGTCGGGGATCGTCTACAACCAGGGCGCCATCCCCAACCTGCCGCCCGATCTGGCGGTCGAGGTGCCGCTGCTGGCCGACGCGGCGGGCGTTCACCCTGTCTCGCTCGGCCCCCTGCCCGACCCGATCGCCAAACTGCTGCACGTCCAGGCGAGCGTGCAGCAACTCTCCGTCGAGGCCGCGGTCCACGCCTCGAAGGACTTGGCGCTCCAGGCCCTGCTGATCGACCCGGTGGTGAATTCCACCGACGCCGCCGTGAAGATCCTGGACGAGCTTTGGGAGGTGAACCGGCCCTACATCCGTCCCTGTGTGTAG